The Primulina eburnea isolate SZY01 unplaced genomic scaffold, ASM2296580v1 ctg739_ERROPOS11973397, whole genome shotgun sequence sequence AACGGCAAGTTTTGGAGATTAGGGCGCAGTTCTGTACATTCCACTGTTTCACTTGGATATCAAGATTCGTAAGCTTACGTTTAGCTCCGGTTAAGCTGCACTGCGCATTCAGAACATTTTACTTCAATTTAATCCTGTTTGTGTTCAATTTTCCGATGGTTGCAGGCTTATTCTTTTGAGGACAGAGGCTGTTGCTCATTTCGCTGCTCTCAGTTAGTCGATTTGCTGAGCATGGTACTGTCTTCGTCTTAATTCTCGTTTTAATCTCGTTGGTCTGTTTTGATATATAGTATTTGCACATGCGATCGAAGGTTTAGTTCCCTGATTGGAAGTTGTTATAGAAATATGTTATATATGGCTGTATTTCTTTGCTTCAGTCTGGCAGAAAAGAAACAGTTTTGGATTTAGCGAAATTTGTGGACAAAGGTGTTCAAGTCAAACTCACTGGTGGAAGACAAGGTCAGTTGTTTTTCTCCTTTTTTGCTCACTAGAGATTCAGAAAGTTTTTAGTTCTTGACCAATTCCAATAGACTTATTGGAGGGACTTTCAAATTCAGAGAAACCCTGGAATTAATAAAATCGAAAGCGCCAGAGTATATCTTCCCTGGGTCATCGATTCTCCCGAGAGTTCACAATTGCCGTGACTCGTTTAGGAATAACCAACTCTTGGGAAGATATATTTTACATCCCAGAGGGGTTTTACTATGGTTATAGGCTTAATGCTTTAATTCTGTAGCTACATCGCTGGCCTTTAAACATTATTCTCGAGTTTAAACCACCAAAGAATGTTTCTTTCCTTTTTTGGTGTGATTTTGCTATGACACCGCTCATAATCTTTTAGAGAAAATTAATGACATTTTTATATGTATATCTTTTAAAAAATCGAGGGAAAAAACGCCGAGTCAAACACGTCACACTAGGTTGTTAGATGTTTATTTTCAGAAACCCTATCTGTGATAATTGTTTTAGCTAGAGGTATATagaacatattgattaattaaatCGTTCAACTATATACAGTTATTGACCATCTTTTTACTTCCTTTTCGACTCCTTGCTAGGATTATTATTGTTCAACACGTCTGTTATCAGTCCAAATTCCCAAGTACTCCACATTAACAGGCATACCCTTGGGGTTTTCACAGGCAGTTCACTCTTCAATTTCGCTAGCATTTTCTTGCCATTAGGACAATAAATTTTCTTTGCTTTCTGCAAGCTATTCTTTTTTCTTGGAAAACATTCAGTATTTGTTTGAAAGAAATTCACATGCATGCGCTCGGCCTCATGGAATCTGGGACCAATGTTTCTGAAAACCAACAGCTCTATGAACCGTGATTCAATGTGTAtgtgattattattatttttaatcttTGTGAATGAACTATAATTTTTCCTTAAAGAAGTTGTATGTGTGACTTTTGGTTTCAGTAACAGGAACTCTCAAAGGATATGACCAATTGCTGAATCTTGTCCTGGACGAAGCAGTAGAATTTCTGAGAGGTAATCTTCTGTGCTTTGTTGCACGTGTTAGCATGGGGATTATGGTCTCTGTATTTTCAATCATGTGGGCCTCTACATTAGCTTTCCACTAGATGAACGGTTGAAAGTCTTGCGTAAGGGAAGAAATTGTCTGGATACGTATATTGTTTAGTGCCACCTATGGTCATATTCATGCATATACAAACAGCCACACCTTGTTCTATTTTGGTGAACCAAAAGGATGATGCTACTTTTTATGATTTTGCTTTGTCATAAATCGATATAACACCTTTTTTAGTTCCTAGCTCCATAGCTGTCAGTGCCATTTGCTTTGTCAAAATATTAAGTGTTGTAGATTGCTTTTATATTTTCTTAAGTCGGAAATGATTGCTACTTATCGAGTCGTGAAGAAATGCATCACCCTGTCCGCTAAATATTGATCCTGGACCGCAGATCCTGATGATCCATTGAAGACCACTGATCAAACCAGGCGCCTTGGTTTAATAGTATGTTCTAGCATCTTATACACATTAATTTACACTACATATGAACTGAGGTTTCAGAATCCGCGCGTGGTCTTATTATCTTCTTTTGTTCAACCATTACAAGTTGTGATATTTTATAGGATGAAAAGTCGTGAAATGTGTATCTATTGAAAGACAAGTGACTACCTTCAGAAGTACCTAATATTAAATTAGATTTTGGATATGTTAGCTGCAGTTTAAAAACCTTCCAAAGTAACCTCGTCATACCTTGTTCTGTAAGATTAACTAACTGCACATATCAGTGGTGGACAGCATGTTGTGTTGGAAGAGCTCTAGTTTTTGTTTGTGACAAGGATAACAATTAGGCTCTATGCTCATATTACTCTTGCAACGAATGATCGGTGAACTTCAGGTTTGTCGAGGAACTGCTGTGATGCTTGTTTCACCCACAGATGGGACAGATGAAATCGCCAATCCATTTGTTCAGCCAGATGGTGCATAGACATTCTTTTACTCTGAACTTAGATCCTCATTTTCTGGGAAATTTGAAAGTCTTGTATGCATTGCTTCTAGCCATCGTTTTCCTTCAAAAGTCGCAGGAATATGTAGAcaatgtttgtcttttcgaagAACTTCGATTATAGAGAAGCCAAAGATTATGTAATTTGCATGATTTTTCTACCGTTGTATTAATTTCTAGACCTATTTTCAATTAGGGGACGAATGAagtttgatgatatattttccaGTTATGTGAGTCCCATCGAGTTTTTCATTCGGTTATGGTTTCGGGTGAAATATCAATGGATGGGATCTGTTAGATAAAGGGCAACTCTTTATTAAATATTGTGTTATTTATTTATGGGGTAATCAGGAAGCCACGTGATACAGAAAAAGAGTTTGAAGATATTTGGCAACATGTATAAgaacagaaaaaaaaaactaaagtgTGATCAATCCAACTCACTAGATATCTATCGAcataccaaaataatttaaTGAATCACGAAAATTTAATGTAGCACTAATGTTGTGTATACATTGCGTAGATTTTCAGAATAACGATAATCAAAACgacaattaatttttaattaaatatttcacATATTTTCTTAACTCAAGAAAAATCAAATCAATCGAGAAATTCCAAGTATTAAAGAAAACCTTCAAATAAACCAACTAGCAGATTATTACAAGATCGAGAAAGCCACTTCACAAGGGATGACCGAATCAACTACCAGCTTAGGCCATAACCATCATATCACTACTTCATGTACGAATTTTGGGTTTTTATCTAGTTGCGGAAAGACCGAAAACATCGGAATTTGATGACACCCACGACCTACTAAAGCATAAGAAGCAACACAAACCAATTCGCAGATGCCCCTGCAGGAAACAAAGTTCATAAAAAATTCAAGATCGCCAGCTTCATGTTCTATATCTTGTCGAGCTTTTCTGCCTTGATAACAGGATTGGCTTTAGCTATAGCTTCCTGACCAGCACTTCGATAATCAAAGTTGCATTCGTGTTTGTCAGAATGACGATGAACCGAGCAGAAAATACTGCCACAGCGACAATTAAAACCTGTCAAACCAACACGTTTCTTGCAGGTGCCACACCTTTTTGGGCCTTCTTTAACCTCCTGGATTTTCTCACTTGTTGCTGATGCGGAAGAAGATAGTTTTGACGCCACCTCAATCTCCGGTGAAGCATCCTTCGTGTCGTTAATCGCAACATTCAAATCACCTGCAATGGTGCTTGAGCTCCCGTGTATGATATTCTGAATGGAAGACGCGGCCAACTTGACCTGTTCTTGCTTCAAAACAAGGTCTTTGTAACACTTGGAGCACATGTTCATAGTTGCTGCTGTTCCGAAGAATCCACAATTGTTGACACAGAGGACGGGAGCTTGAGGGGTTTGGCATCCGGTCTCATTTTGTTCCATTTTGTTATTTTCCTGCAACAAGGTTTAAAAAAACCAATACACCAGTATGCCTTGAAATATGCAGAAGATGTCTACTCTGCTCTCTTATTTGCATCAAACCTACCATTGACTAAACACGGAAAAACCACTTAGCTGTAACCAATGTTAACAGAGGACATCTGCCATGAAAGCAATAGGCACAAATGGTTTATTTACctattttttaacaaaaatattcgTAAGTAATAATTAAACTTACCTTTAGAAGATAAGTCATTTTATCATTAGAATCGTTCTGCTTTCATTCACAAGCGATATCTTATTTCCATACAAGACGGATAAAATATTTTGTGCATTTGATTTGAACCAAGATGTTTTAAGATAGACAATGTTCTTTTGAAGTCCAATGGTAGGTTTGATGCAAATAAGAGAGCACTCAGCTGTAACCAAAGTTAACAGAGGACATCTGCCATGAAAGCAATAGGCACAAATGGTTTGTTTACctattttttaacaaaaatattcacaagtaataattaaatttatctttAGAAGATAAATCATTTTCTCATTAGAATCGTTCCACTTTCATTGACAACCCATATCTTATTTCTATACAAGACGGATAAAATATTTTGCGCAATTGATTTGAACCAAGATGTTTTACGACATACAATGTTCTTTTGAAGTCCAACAGCATCCATATTGCAACCCAATACCTGATGTTTTCCTATATTCAATTAATATCTCCCAACACTCCTTTAAAAGTTCACTTGTTCATCTCTCCTCCAAATcttcccctttcttttctagtagGATACATTAAAAATTTGGCAACGTATGTACTTTGCAAAAGGATCTACAACACCTTCATTCCAAAAAGCTCAAGAAGACGATATCTAAAATTGAAGACACTAACTTAAGGATACTCAAGATGTATTATCACTAATATCTCTTTGTGGCACTTTTTCTTCTCCAATTGCCCTCTTGCACTCCTCTTTCCCCTAATCTTCCCGCACTCTTGGCTTTTCCTCTTTCTCAAACCGTAACATCTAATCTTCGGGAATTTATAATCAAGACATAGTGGACACGAATAACACATCCACACTTTCATTAAAGTTTAACTAACATTTTTGCAGACTATGGCCTGTAAAATATtggatataaaataaatttatatatttttactcCTACTATTTCATACAATCCAATATTAAAATGAAAACAAATGTAGTTAAAAAACACATGTtagaaagaaataaaataaaattaccaataatggattattttaaataattttaaaaataattattgatttataggagatgaaacataaaaataattgtaTTTTTGGTAAAGGAAAAAAGGCATCACCATCCACACCAAGTTAATAATTTTGAGGATCCCTTAATCAGTAGTAATAGATGTAACTTGTAAGATGAGCGAAACCAACATCTGCGTAGACATTTCGAAGTGCAGTAAAAGTTAACTAAACACGATGGTATAAAAAAACTCCAATAAGctgaaattataaaaaaaattacaaaggtGCATTCTTAACATGCACCCTTATGTGCCCTCGATAACAATGATTGGCAGTAGTTCAAACTTCAAAATTAATTCAAAGGGGACATTTTACGCTTATGAAGATAATCttgagaaacaataatttttttgagGTGGCCAATTTTTTGCCTCTTACTTGATTGCCAACCATACATTCAATTCTCATCCTCCAGTATCCAACCATCATTTTCACTTCATATCTTGTATGAAACCATATGAAACCAGAACACAGATATCGAGTCAAAACAATTCAACGAAATTCATCACTCAACCAAGTTTGCTTCAACACACAGAAATTATCAACAAAATCGTATCTTGTAACACCTCTGAATGGAAAAGGACTCTGGCTTCTCCAAACCGAATCAAGCAAAATCCCAATTAGATAGAGGACTCCGTTTTCTACCCCAAAACATTAGATAGACAAACACTATAATCACAATTAAGCAAAACTACAACGAAAACTCaatactacaaaaaaaaaaaaaaggtttcaATAAATTGTTTAAATAAAGTCCCCAAATCGAACATCTTCAGTACACATCAACAATTAACTAAAGCATTAACACCACATACAAATACATAAAAAAGCATATATTTCTTAACATGAAACCGACCTGTTCGCAGAGGAGACAGGGGGAATATTTTGTAAGAGTACGCTCCTAATCCCCTGttaattaacataaaaaaacaattaatcaacgtccaACGTAATAGTCATACGTAGATTATCATATATCAACTAttgattaaaataatcaaatacACAATTCCAGGAAGAAAGAGAGCGAGAGAAATAGGAAACCTCGAGGCGAACAGGAAGATAGAGAGAGATGGAGAAGCGGAGCATAGGTAATATTTTTAAAGGAGGTGGTGAGGATGGAATGAGTTGTTATCCGGTGATACGGTGTACCTGGTCTTTCGCACGTTTCGTCTTCTGATTGGTCCCGTAAGAAAAAAGGAGCTCATAAAAACAAATATCGGAAATGATCGAGAGCCTAGGGACAGGGTTtccatgtatttaatttattcaaatttaatatttaaataagacACGTGGCAATCGTCCGCCACTAGCGCCAGCTCAGTATCACGAGCTTTTAAAAATCACAATATAatattgagtgagtctcatgtgagaccgtgtcacggatcataatctctgagacggatcaaccctgctcatatttacaatgaaaaataattttc is a genomic window containing:
- the LOC140822137 gene encoding sm-like protein LSM7 — encoded protein: MSGRKETVLDLAKFVDKGVQVKLTGGRQVTGTLKGYDQLLNLVLDEAVEFLRDPDDPLKTTDQTRRLGLIVCRGTAVMLVSPTDGTDEIANPFVQPDGA
- the LOC140822136 gene encoding zinc finger A20 and AN1 domain-containing stress-associated protein 8-like, with the protein product MEQNETGCQTPQAPVLCVNNCGFFGTAATMNMCSKCYKDLVLKQEQVKLAASSIQNIIHGSSSTIAGDLNVAINDTKDASPEIEVASKLSSSASATSEKIQEVKEGPKRCGTCKKRVGLTGFNCRCGSIFCSVHRHSDKHECNFDYRSAGQEAIAKANPVIKAEKLDKI